In Gigantopelta aegis isolate Gae_Host chromosome 2, Gae_host_genome, whole genome shotgun sequence, the sequence ttggaaggagaaataacccaatcagctgaatggatccaccgaggtggttcaacccaagcgagcactcaaccgactgagctaaatcagaTGGGCAAATCACCATAAACGTCAAACTTGACTACAACTttgcatgataaagctatacacaaaatttcatctcaatatcttgaggtattgcaaaaaaaaaagtccggaaaactatatgtggaacagacagacagacgaacagacagatggagacaaaacctatgGTCCGTTACGGttagaccggtaggggactaataatgaaaagcacgactgatatatttacatgtatataggttaTATCTTGTTTTGCAtattacttctttctttctttttttgtctgttagtccgtctgtcccacataaagTTTTCAGGACAATGTttttcgcaatgcctcaagatacggagctaaaattttgtacatagctttatcatgtagagttacagatcaagtttgacttgcaTGGGAATTTATTCATGGTCCATATCTGTCAGAAACGGGATTATAGCCCTTGAAAAAAATAGGAGAAAATGTTtggggcccggtaggggacgcGTATAGCTTCAGTAGTATTCTTAGAATGGTTCTTTTATTGCACtattctctttctcttttttttctcggaatattactgtttatttttacttccATTTCAGATATTAGGAATTTGTTACAAGTCGGCGATGCGTTACTACCGCGGAATGCCAAGTCCGCGTCAGTGCGTTCAACTGCTGGTAGCCATTTTAATCGTATTGGTAATTTTCTCTTCGATCACTGTTCGACAAACGTCAAATCCAGTCGTGCCCCTGAAACCGCCACCTTACGCATACCCTGACAACGATCAGGAATCGATAGGAAGAACTGTACGGAAGAAAACGATTGCTGAAATTACTGGCATAGCGATTCGGAATGATGGCGGCGAATGGCACGGATATGACGTCATTTGCAACAACTCTGAAGACGATTTTCTGTCCACTATGTTGATGACACCGAATGGCGTGACTCCTATTTTCCTGTACGATCCCGACTACGACTCACGGGTGTCCAAGTCTCTTATGGATTCTGGCACTTGGCAGCAAGACGTCATGCTTGAACTACGAGACTTGATGGAAGAGAACAGTCAAATGGCTCTTCTGGATATTGGAGCAGGAATAGGGGCGCTCAGTCTGGCCATGGCTCAAATGCATCGATTTGTCATAGCGGTGGAGCCCTCTCCTGAAAACGCAAGGAGACTCTGCGAGGGTATAATCCAGGGTAGGTTCCAAAGGAAAGTCTCCATCGTCAACAATGCATTGTCCGATAAAGTCAAGATGATGGAGTTGGATGTTTGGGACAACGAAAGGAGCAACGTGCACGTGCGTGACGTGACGAAGCCATCTGACAAAACCCTAGTCCAGGCTATTCGATTGGATAATTTGGTTGACAGATTTCCTTTCGCGCTGACGGCAATTCATATCGACGTCGGCGAGAACGTTGCTAGTATTCTCAGAGGGGTTGGTTACTTCTTCGACGCGACTGTCGTCTGGGCTGTGCTCGTCAACTGGAGTGACGTGCTTGGGTCGCCTGCAGACGTCGATTACGTGCGCACCTTCATGGAAGCACACCACATGACACCACACGGGAAGGCTAATGGGAAAATGCCGCTCATGCATACAGACTATAAAACGTGGCCACAACTGGTGATCTTTAAAAAGACACATTaccccaaaacaaactattaatcAGACTGGTGACTTTCCCTCTTCACTTTCTCCTCTTCCtcttccttctccttcttctcttctgcttcttcttctccATCAATTTCGGCatctccttcttctttttcttctcgttcattttcttctccttttttcttctcctttttcttctgctcattctttcttcttcttcttcttcttctccttcttctttgtcttctccttctttttcttctcatCTTTCTTCTCCTCTTATTCCTCTTCTCTTCATCTTcctcttttcttcttctctttcttctttttttttgcgtCAAGTTATTGTTGATGTACTTTAGATTTGGGGTTCGGTTGTTGTGGTAAATGACTCGGTCAATCTGGTTCAAGTCACCTTCAGTGTCCAGGGATCGAAAGCCAGTGTGGTTACATCTAGCCGACACTTCGTCCATGTTTCGTTGTACACGGGACGCACAGAAAACAAGACAAGACCTCTTGACAACAGAACTGACCATATTAGATACACTGAAAGGGATTGATATTAACAATGTAGgtgtttttctttgcttttccaacataaaacatgattaacaacatggtaatacaaataatatacaaGTCTAGACACCCAAGAGAATGAACAGCAGAGCTGTCCTCGTTGAATCTCCCCTTCGGTCTCTCTGGCTCTATCTATTATCATGTATAGAAAaacgaatatttataaaatgcgTATGTTTGTTGACTCGTAATTGCCTTGGGTTATAGTTCTTAGTTCATAAGCTGGCGGCAACAATTAAAAGCCATGGTGTTCTTAATTGCTGTAATTTAGTTTAACACTAATTGGACTGATTGCTAATCTCTAATTAATTAAAGACTAAGTTATTGCATAAGTGTAGGTGacacaataacaattaattgaatcgtataTACACAgctaactatatataaatttcatttaaatgtacatgtacatgtagttataaatGTTCCACTATGACAATATATAGATAGGTGTACTACAGCCTCAAGGATAATAATTTTCTACGCATGCCATGCACTGCAGTCAATCGAGAAACACATGATGTATAAACTTGTTATTTAATAGCAATTGATATATACTGGGACCCACTTGATAAAAATCCAGTTCCTTTATTTctatgattttctttttctttagaGGCGTATAACCTaactacattatttttttaatattagagAGATTGAGAGTCCCAGCACTTACGGGAATGTGTGCGTGTAAAAACAGCAGATGTGTTTTACGTCATCAATGTGTGCTCTTCAATAAAAACCTTACAAGTTGCTCCATAcatgatatacatacatacagatatatatatatatatatatatatatatatatatatatatatatatatatatatatacacacacacacatatacatatacatatacatatacacatacacatacacatacacatatacatatacatatatatatatatatatatatatatatatatatatatatacacacacacacacacaaaatgaaaTTGACAAGTTATATATTAACGTGTACTGAAGTATTTATAATTAGTGTTTACGTGGCAAGTATGTGTAATGTGCTCGTTCATGCACACGCCAGtccaagaatatttttttaaaacctcatGCATAAGAACTTGCACGTTTTAAATGTATCAAACACGTGAAAAAGGTACAACACTAATCATAGTAGAAGACACAAAGAGAATACAAAACAATGGAGGAGTTGGATAAGGTGAGAGAAAAAAGGGGATAGAAAgtcagggccggatttagaccttgggggcCCGGGGCAGGGGCctggggcacttcaggttcgggggcccctcaacatacaaattaaattacatgacaaataaaaaaaattaactaattttataagtccttagtctggggcTCCTCTGGCAATTgtccccttataaatccggcagtgtggaaagtaagaaaaaaagagagtagtTTTCGACGGCGCACATACACTGTCATGctctcccacccccacccaaccttcacacctattttattttttaaaaccacattttatatttgcctgtcgtACGTAATACGATCCATAGACAGTGCTGTTGCCCCCACCcctaatataaaatgaaaatacattATACCTACATTGCTATATACGCACGTATACGAACAGGTACAACTTAAGAATCGCAACATCCGTAATACTAATAACATACAACACTAGAAAACTGTTCAAGTTATGAAGgcatttttattacagaacgTTTAGGAAATGTcaagtataaaaatatatatactcattcAGTAAATATTACAAATCAACAATGATAAAAAGATGTGGCGATTTTAATATTAACATGATGTTCCCGGCTAAAACTGTTTTTCGCCACAAATACCAATGGGTTTAAAGGGTGGCGAGTGTGTACATCCCTCCCATGGAACCGTCAAGTGCTCTGAACACACAacgccgaatttacgaagcctgtttttcccAGACGTAGAtgtttcatccattcatttcaacttatgttcgtgcttatatccaactaaggttcaagcacgctgtcctggacacaactcagctatctgggttgtctgttctGGACAGTGTGTTAGCGGTTAGTTGTTAaaagagagaagtcggtgtagtggtcttacacctataccTACACCTACCgttagaactcgctctgggtgggagccggtaccggggtgcgaacTCAGTATCTAtcatgtccgatggtttaaccactacgccaccgaggccgatagcAGGTGTtgaagtattgtaaatgtatgtccaaaacaaaagagaagaaaaaagtctgttttgtttaatgacaccaatggagcacattgattaatctgtaaatgtatatagttacacgcgtgtaaagaaagaaagaaagaaatgttttatttaatgacgcactcagcacattttatttacggttatatggcgtcagacatatggttaaggaccatacagattttgagaggaaacccgctgtcgccactacatgggctactctttccgattagcagcaagggatcttttaattgtgtttcccacaggcaggatagcacaaaccatggcctttgttgaaccagttatggatcactggtcggtgcaagtggtttacacctacccattgagccttgcggagcactcactcagggtttggagtcggtatctggattaaaaatcccatgcctcgactgggatccgaacccagtacctaccagcctgtagaccgatgacctaaccacgacgccaccgaggccggtttacacgcgtgtaagacaaaaacaggctttgtaaattcggcctacagtgtttaacaaatacaattaaactattttatgtgtgttgttgttgttgatgttatgtgtgcgcgcgcgcgtatgTGTGTTT encodes:
- the LOC121378315 gene encoding uncharacterized protein LOC121378315 produces the protein MRYYRGMPSPRQCVQLLVAILIVLVIFSSITVRQTSNPVVPLKPPPYAYPDNDQESIGRTVRKKTIAEITGIAIRNDGGEWHGYDVICNNSEDDFLSTMLMTPNGVTPIFLYDPDYDSRVSKSLMDSGTWQQDVMLELRDLMEENSQMALLDIGAGIGALSLAMAQMHRFVIAVEPSPENARRLCEGIIQGRFQRKVSIVNNALSDKVKMMELDVWDNERSNVHVRDVTKPSDKTLVQAIRLDNLVDRFPFALTAIHIDVGENVASILRGVGYFFDATVVWAVLVNWSDVLGSPADVDYVRTFMEAHHMTPHGKANGKMPLMHTDYKTWPQLVIFKKTHYPKTNY